One genomic segment of Pedobacter endophyticus includes these proteins:
- a CDS encoding AIR synthase family protein produces the protein MASGKLSNEGFEKIILQNCGHHRTEVRRGPAFGVDVSVIDLPGGLAMAMTSDPLSLIPSLGLQESAWLSVHLMANDMGTTGFAPMYAQMVLNLPASLSEADLVTYWSFVHQYCSEIGVAITGGHTGRIEGQNSTIAGGGTMLLTAPAESILLSCNASEGDVIVVTKSCAISSSAILAMSFPQTVINKLGRATYADACSLFYQTSSLPEALLAINTDGRASAVTAMHDVTEGGVLGAVYEMAVASGKGVQIDDDLIPISHVAAKVCALFGLDPRFSIGAGSMVMAVKSTLAPAFIEKMRSRHIEAAIIGKLTAKESGHTLITNGEATELPYYPNDAYWGAFYNAQKNEWK, from the coding sequence ATGGCCTCAGGAAAACTCAGCAATGAAGGTTTTGAGAAAATCATCCTGCAAAATTGTGGCCATCACCGCACTGAAGTTCGTCGCGGCCCCGCTTTCGGTGTCGATGTCTCCGTTATCGATCTTCCCGGAGGACTGGCAATGGCCATGACCAGCGATCCGCTGTCGCTTATCCCCTCTTTAGGTTTGCAAGAATCGGCCTGGCTATCGGTACATTTAATGGCCAACGACATGGGCACAACGGGTTTTGCACCAATGTATGCGCAAATGGTTTTAAACCTGCCCGCTTCACTCAGCGAAGCCGATTTAGTTACCTATTGGAGTTTCGTGCATCAGTATTGCAGCGAAATTGGCGTAGCCATAACCGGCGGGCACACCGGCAGAATTGAAGGGCAGAACTCAACAATTGCCGGCGGTGGCACCATGCTGCTTACCGCACCTGCAGAAAGTATTTTGCTAAGCTGTAATGCCAGCGAAGGCGATGTTATCGTTGTAACAAAAAGTTGCGCCATTTCCTCTTCCGCAATTCTGGCAATGAGCTTCCCCCAAACGGTCATCAACAAACTGGGGCGGGCCACTTATGCCGATGCCTGTAGCTTGTTTTATCAAACATCGAGCCTACCGGAAGCGCTTTTGGCAATAAATACCGACGGCCGGGCAAGCGCTGTTACCGCCATGCATGATGTGACCGAGGGCGGCGTTTTGGGCGCTGTATATGAAATGGCCGTGGCCTCGGGAAAGGGTGTGCAGATTGATGATGACCTTATTCCCATTAGCCATGTAGCTGCCAAGGTATGCGCTTTGTTCGGCCTCGATCCGCGGTTTTCAATAGGCGCCGGAAGCATGGTAATGGCCGTAAAAAGCACACTCGCCCCTGCCTTTATCGAAAAAATGCGGAGCAGGCACATTGAGGCCGCCATTATTGGCAAACTTACGGCAAAAGAAAGTGGCCATACGCTCATTACAAACGGAGAAGCGACTGAATTACCCTACTATCCAAACGATGCTTATTGGGGCGCATTCTATAATGCTCAAAAAAACGAATGGAAATGA
- a CDS encoding class I SAM-dependent methyltransferase: protein MQLEKKSFNSLSQNLVNWQGRKEWFFNREHTDTYEQWYEGRYKRAEVWQKKVMAQLVGKDKSIQELLEFGCGTTRFTRWWKELGIEATGGDLSPFMLGQAVHLFDGDLVNADSHYMPFKDNTFDAVAFITTFEYYRDPVQVIREAARVGKRGIAFGMMNRNSPKVLRRRVQQLFGKNPFYVTATFYTPQLLIAKIDEALSGRQYSIEWTCTGLPKWFPVQQWSLPIGDFFGLYVKILD from the coding sequence ATGCAGTTAGAAAAAAAGAGTTTCAACAGTCTATCTCAAAACCTTGTAAACTGGCAGGGGCGAAAAGAATGGTTTTTCAACCGGGAACACACCGATACTTACGAACAGTGGTACGAAGGACGTTACAAACGGGCCGAAGTATGGCAAAAAAAGGTGATGGCCCAATTGGTTGGCAAAGATAAAAGCATACAGGAGCTTTTAGAATTTGGCTGTGGCACCACCCGCTTTACCCGATGGTGGAAAGAGTTGGGCATTGAAGCCACGGGCGGCGACTTATCTCCTTTTATGCTTGGTCAGGCTGTGCACCTTTTTGATGGCGACCTGGTTAACGCCGATTCGCACTACATGCCCTTTAAGGATAACACTTTTGATGCGGTAGCCTTTATCACCACTTTTGAATACTATCGGGATCCCGTTCAGGTAATTAGAGAAGCCGCCCGGGTGGGCAAAAGGGGCATTGCTTTTGGCATGATGAACCGAAATTCGCCAAAGGTACTTCGCAGGCGTGTGCAGCAACTATTTGGCAAAAATCCATTTTATGTAACCGCTACTTTTTATACGCCACAACTATTGATCGCTAAAATTGATGAAGCACTAAGCGGCCGGCAATACAGCATCGAATGGACATGTACGGGCTTGCCTAAATGGTTTCCGGTTCAGCAATGGAGTTTGCCAATCGGCGATTTTTTTGGTCTGTATGTAAAAATTCTCGATTAA
- a CDS encoding Trm112 family protein, which translates to MRTKTIEKLCCPFDKQDLKLEVFVKDTDQNILEGMLSCCSCDRKYPIVHGVPIMAPDEYRQKELEQPIIEQWKLEFAPESNRQLPEI; encoded by the coding sequence ATGAGAACAAAAACAATTGAAAAACTATGCTGCCCATTCGATAAACAAGACCTTAAACTGGAGGTTTTTGTGAAAGATACTGACCAAAACATATTAGAAGGGATGCTTAGCTGTTGCAGTTGTGATAGAAAATATCCTATTGTGCACGGCGTTCCGATAATGGCGCCGGATGAATACCGCCAGAAGGAGCTCGAGCAACCAATTATTGAACAGTGGAAACTTGAGTTCGCCCCTGAAAGCAACCGCCAGTTACCCGAAATTTGA
- a CDS encoding thiamine phosphate synthase — MEMTEAQKKTISGGIYLVIDPSMALNVLLPKLDAAIAGGVQVVQIWNNWPDESNKLLLVTAIAERCKPRAIPLLINEEWHLLTETTDLDGVHFDSEPADILSIKKSVNRPIIMGITCSGDLDTVRWADENELDYISFCSMFPSASAGSCDLVMPETVQTAKNLTQIPLFVSGGITPQNALILKQQIPFDGIAVISGLLNADDPKTQAQAYLTALNS, encoded by the coding sequence ATGGAAATGACAGAAGCACAAAAAAAGACCATCAGCGGGGGCATTTACCTGGTGATCGATCCAAGTATGGCGCTAAATGTATTGCTTCCGAAGCTTGATGCAGCTATTGCAGGCGGCGTACAAGTAGTGCAAATATGGAATAACTGGCCCGATGAAAGCAATAAGCTTTTACTTGTTACTGCAATAGCCGAGCGCTGTAAGCCTCGTGCAATACCATTACTGATAAACGAAGAATGGCATTTGCTTACCGAAACAACTGATTTAGACGGCGTACATTTTGACAGCGAGCCTGCTGATATTTTGTCAATTAAAAAGAGCGTAAACAGGCCGATAATTATGGGTATTACCTGCTCGGGCGATCTTGATACCGTGCGGTGGGCAGATGAAAACGAGCTCGATTATATTTCTTTTTGCTCCATGTTCCCGTCCGCCAGTGCCGGAAGTTGCGATTTGGTGATGCCTGAAACGGTACAGACGGCAAAAAACTTAACACAGATTCCGCTTTTTGTATCGGGAGGGATAACGCCACAGAATGCGCTTATCTTGAAGCAGCAGATTCCATTTGATGGTATTGCGGTAATTTCTGGACTACTGAATGCCGATGATCCAAAAACTCAGGCGCAAGCCTACCTAACAGCCTTAAACAGTTAA